The proteins below come from a single Trachemys scripta elegans isolate TJP31775 chromosome 16, CAS_Tse_1.0, whole genome shotgun sequence genomic window:
- the RPL13A gene encoding 60S ribosomal protein L13a, producing the protein MAELKVLVIDGRGHLLGRLAAMVAKQVLLGRKVVVVRCEGINISGNFYRNKLKYLAFLRKRMNTNPSRGPYHFRAPSRIFWRTVRGMLPHKTKRGQAALERLKVFDGIPPPYDKRKRMVVPAALKVVRLKPTRKFAFLGRLAHEVGWKYQAITSTLEEKRKEKAKLHYNKKKKLMKLQKQAEKNVEGKIARYTDVLKQYGILV; encoded by the exons ATGGCGGAGCTCAAG gTCCTGGTCATCGATGGACGCGGCCACCTTTTGGGGCGCCTGGCGGCCATGGTGGCCAAGCAGGTCCTGCTGG GGcgcaaggtggtggtggtgagatgTGAGGGCATCAACATCTCCGGGAACTTCTACCGCAACAAAC TGAAGTACCTGGCCTTCCTCCGCAAACGCATGAACACCAACCCGTCCCGTGGGCCCTACCACTTCCGCGCCCCCAGCCGCATCTTCTGGCGCACGGTCCGAG GGATGCTGCCCCACAAGACCAAGCGAGGCCAGGCCGCCCTGGAGAGACTGAAGGTCTTTGATGGGATTCCGCCCCCGTACGACAAG AGGAAACGGATGGTGGTACCTGCTGCTCTGAAGGTCGTACGTCTGAAGCCGACGCGCAAG tTCGCCTTCCTGGGGCGCCTAGCCCATGAGGTTGGCTGGAAGTACCAAGCCATCACCTCGACCCTGGAGGAGAAACGCAAGGAGAAGGCCAAGCTGCATTACAACAAGAAGAAGAAGCTGATG AAACTGCAGAAGCAGGCGGAGAAGAACGTGGAAGGCAAGATCGCCAGGTACACCGACGTGCTGAAGCAGTACGGGATCTTGGTCTGA
- the DHDH gene encoding trans-1,2-dihydrobenzene-1,2-diol dehydrogenase, protein MATRWGICSAGRISHDFLVALKTLPATEHQAVAIAARDLSRAQEYAQKHGIPRAYGSYEELARDPDVDVVYVGVIHPEHLPVGRLFLGAGKPVLLEKPLGMNVAEVRELAQLARRRGVFLMEAFWTRFFPLSEQIRRLLTQGALGEVTLISVSVGHPMENIPRLVEKKLGGGAVLDIGCYCVQFASMVFGGERPESIVASGFLHPSGVDETTSVILNYAGKRQAVLSCTMRIELPNEARICGTKGSIEVPAPWYAPTTLIVNNQRHECPLPPPAQPLNFSNGTGMRYEAQHVRHCLLQGLKESPIMSLAESELVASIVDEVRRQLGVTFIADRQS, encoded by the exons ATGGCCACCCGCTGGGGCATCTGCTCCGCCGGCAGGATCAGCCATGACTTCCTGGTGGCCCTGAAGACTCTCCCGGCCACAGAGCATCAG GCTGTGGCCATCGCTGCGCGTGATCTCTCCCGGGCTCAGGAATACGCCCAGAAACACGGGATCCCCCGAGCGTACGGGAGCTACGAGGAGCTGGCGCGGGACCCCGACGTGG ATGTGGTCTACGTGGGGGTCATACACCCCGAGCACCTGCCCGTGGGGCGGCTTTTcctgggggctgggaagcccgtgctgctggagaagccccTGGGGATGAACGTGGCGGAGGTGAGGGAGCTGGCGCAGCTGGCCCGGAGACGTGGGGTCTTCCTGATGGAG gccttCTGGAcccgcttcttccccctctcGGAGCAGATCCGGCGGCTGCTCACCCAGGGGGCGCTGGGCGAGGTGACGCTGATCTCAGTGAGCGTGGGGCACCCCATGGAGAACATCCCCCGGCTGGTGGAGAAGAAGTTGGGGGGCGGCGCCGTTCTGGACATCGGCTGCTACTGCGTCCAGTTCGCCAGCATGGTCTTTGGGGGGGAGCGGCCGGAGTCCATCGTCGCCTCGGGCTTCCTCCATCCCTCCG GTGTGGACGAAACCACCTCAGTGATCCTGAACTACGCGGGCAAGCGCCAGGCTGTGCTGTCCTGCACCATGCGCATCGAGCTCCCCAACGAGGCCCGGATCTGCGGCACCAAGGGCTCCATcgag GTCCCCGCCCCCTGGTACGCCCCTACCACCCTGATTGTGAACAACCAGCGCCACGagtgccccctgccgccccccgcTCAGCCCCTCAACTTCTCCAACGGCACTGGCATGCGCTACGAGGCCCAGCACGTGCGCCACTGTCTGCTGCAAG GTCTGAAGGAGAGCCCCATCATGAGCTTGGCCGAGAGTGAGCTGGTGGCCTCCATTGTGGACGAGGTGCGACGGCAGCTTGGGGTGACCTTCATCGCGGACCGGCAGAGCTGA
- the TULP2 gene encoding tubby-related protein 2 translates to MARSSYRRLPSRPASPPDATGSFSSSRLGEEPASLRQQKLELQRRIFEEKQRRKRQEPLMVQANPDAKVTGRRGRRPEERTPLMESCSDHSLCNGTSNPFLVESVPEAHRPTDAWSSSVHLDRGPRAGGEAAGASDAELEEAVLEDTRPINKAKAAPSSTRKGWPAKRSGAGHADARRPRSSKPNAPSLARGERVPSVIVEFRDPQDSSDGDTPLEAGAGGWESALEGDSEGEGQLPQDPPRASLPRQEKTGQKAPQQSAEEEEGDPDILCRSLEPAPEADTPSLLEEAPGTPWLPRPEELEGFVLRPAPPGVTVRCRISRDRKGVDKGVFPFYYLHLERDDGRKLFLMSGRKRKKSKTSNYLISLDPIDLSRDGDGFIGKVRSNVLGTRFTVFDNGTNPDKKPFVPETAPIRQELAAICYETNVLGFRGPRKMTVIIPGMNTDNERVSLQEHETLLTRFQNRNLQNLLVLQNKVPAWNEETQSYVLNFHGRVTQASVKNFQIVPDHDSEYIVLQFGRVAPDVFTMDYRAPLCALQAFAICLSSFDGKLACE, encoded by the exons ATGGCACGGAGCTCCTACCGGCGCCTGCCCTCCCGCCCCGCCTCGCCGCCCGACGCCACCGGCTCCTTCTCTTCCAGCCGCCTGGGCGAGGAGCCCGCGTCCCTGCGGCAGCAGAAGCTGGAGCTGCAG cgtcGCATCTTTGAGGAGAAGCAGCGTCGGAAGCGCCAGGAGCCGCTCATGGTCCAGGCCAACCCCGATGCCAAGGTGACGGGCCGGCGGGGCCGCCGGCCCGAGGAGCGCACCCCCCTGATGGAGTCCTGCAGCGACCACAGCCTCTGCAACG GAACCAGCAACCCCTTCCTGGTGGAGTCGGTCCCGGAGGCCCATCGCCCCACTGACGCCTGGAGCAGCTCCGTGCACCTGGACCGGGGCCCCCGAGCCGGGGGGGAGGCCGCAG GTGCCTCCGACGCGGAGCTGGAAGAGGCCGTCCTGGAGGACACGCGGCCCATCAACAAGGCCAAGGCGGCGCCCAGCTCCACGCGCAAGGGTTGGCCGGCCAAGCGTAGCGGGG cCGGCCATGCCGACGCACGACGCCCCCGGAGCTCGAAGCCGAATGCCCCATCACTTGCGCGAGGGGAGCGAGTCCCCTCTGTCATCGTGGAGTTCAGAG acCCTCAGGACAGCAGCGACGGGGACACCCCCCTGGAGGCTGGcgctgggggctgggagtcagccCTGGAGGGGGactcggagggggaggggcaactGCCCCAGGACCCCCCCCgtgcctccctcccccgtcaAGAGAAGACAGGACAAAAAGCTCCCCAGCAGAG CGccgaggaggaggaaggagacccCGACATCCTCTGCAGATCCCTGGAGCCCGCACCAGAGGCCGACACCCCCAGC CTGCTGGAGGAAGCGCCGGGGACCCCGTGGCTTCCGCGGCCGGAGGAGCTGGAGGGGTTCGTGCTGCGCCCGGCGCCCCCCGGGGTGACCGTCCGGTGCCGCATCAGTCGGGACCGCAAGGGGGTGGACAAGGGCGTCTTCCCCTTCTACTACCTCCACCTGGAGAGAGACGATGGGAGGAAG CTGTTTCTCATGTCTGGCcggaagagaaagaaaagcaaaacctCCAATTACCTCATTTCCCTCGACCCCATCGACCTGTCCCGGGACGGGGACGGCTTCATCGGGAAAGTCAG GTCCAACGTGCTGGGCACCAGGTTCACAGTGTTCGATAACGGGACGAATCCGGATAAAAAACCCTTCGTCCCTGAAACGGCTCCGATCCGGCAGGAGCTGGCAGCCATTTGCTAC GAGACCAATGTGTTGGGGTTCAGGGGACCCCGAAAAATGACTGTGATTATCCCCGGTATGAACACGGACAACGAGAGA gTCTCTCTCCAGGAACACGAGACCCTGCTGACCCGGTTCCAGAACCGGAACCTCCAGAACCTGCTGGTTCTGCAGAACAAGGTGCCGGCCTGGAACGAGGAGACCCAGTCGTACGTGCTCAACTTCCACGGGCGCGTCACCCAGGCCTCCGTCAAGAACTTCCAGATCGTCCCCGACCACGACT CCGAGTACATCGTGCTGCAGTTTGGCCGGGTGGCGCCCGACGTCTTCACCATGGACTATCGCGCCCCCCTCTGCGCCCTGCAGGCCTTCGCCATCTGCCTGTCCAGCTTCGACGGGAAACTCGCCTGCGAGTAG